The Thermoplasmataceae archaeon genome has a segment encoding these proteins:
- a CDS encoding S9 family peptidase: MSRDHTIEDYLAYRTISDTGLTGDNSVLFFSTSRTFKEKGKTMEGSVVVQSLKDSSIQVELQESGTKNYSPSVNPAGKRLAYLQEKDKQHNLVICNLDGGNAERILLEGIARRASWVDDSRLMILMSDPEDEAAKKEREAGNDGYFFEEDLKYSSLFIYTPGYGFRRITDGIQVWEYDLVGETVALVGSENPMESSWYHSKIYIQGIDGGSRRELYSSSWRSVAKPRISRDGEKVAFLESLWSDRGVTSGDIIVANIGDGKITNITERHDRSYCDMHWSPDGRIVALWTKEGLAGFSTYLENWKDIWSSPGTVFPVSSPEFWLSGTRMVFSFTDPETPLEVFMHDSGHMEKLTGINSSLQELTSYSTEIVKWKSIDGLEMYGILRYKKIIDPLIVNVHGGPTGFSPLTFMDRSTPFIPKGYSIFYPNYRGSIGKGRSFAEANRGDMGGMDFQDILSGIEYLRNSGKANTESVFITGGSYGGFMTSWAVTQTDIFSAAVGLFGITDWISFHGVTNIPDWDAIHYNQSPYSKDLFEKFSPMNYLENVKTPILLQHGIEDPCVPVGQYFQFYRGLKDHGKTVRLLLYPREGHGFLERKHIEMQFEESLKWFDKYRNR, from the coding sequence ATGTCAAGGGATCATACTATAGAAGACTATCTGGCGTACAGGACCATCTCAGATACCGGATTGACCGGTGACAATTCGGTCCTGTTTTTCTCCACTTCGCGTACCTTCAAAGAGAAAGGAAAGACCATGGAAGGCTCGGTGGTAGTCCAGTCTCTGAAAGATTCATCCATACAGGTGGAACTTCAGGAATCCGGAACAAAAAATTATAGCCCATCGGTAAACCCTGCCGGGAAACGTCTTGCTTACCTGCAGGAAAAGGACAAACAGCACAACCTTGTTATCTGTAATCTGGACGGCGGTAACGCTGAGCGCATCTTACTTGAGGGCATTGCAAGAAGAGCTTCATGGGTAGATGATAGCAGGTTAATGATCCTCATGTCTGATCCGGAAGATGAGGCGGCGAAGAAAGAGAGAGAGGCTGGTAATGATGGTTATTTCTTCGAGGAGGATCTAAAATATTCTTCACTATTCATTTACACACCCGGATATGGTTTCAGGAGAATCACCGATGGAATACAGGTCTGGGAATATGATCTGGTCGGAGAAACAGTGGCATTAGTCGGTTCGGAAAACCCGATGGAAAGTTCATGGTATCATTCTAAAATCTATATACAGGGTATTGATGGAGGATCGCGCAGGGAATTGTATTCCTCATCATGGCGGTCAGTGGCGAAACCAAGGATATCCCGTGATGGAGAGAAAGTGGCTTTTTTGGAATCTCTCTGGAGCGACCGTGGCGTTACATCGGGCGATATTATTGTTGCGAATATTGGAGACGGGAAGATCACAAACATCACGGAGCGTCACGACAGGAGTTATTGTGACATGCATTGGTCTCCCGATGGCAGGATCGTGGCACTGTGGACCAAAGAAGGATTGGCTGGCTTCAGCACCTATCTTGAGAACTGGAAGGATATATGGTCTTCGCCAGGAACCGTGTTCCCCGTCTCGTCTCCGGAATTCTGGCTTTCCGGAACCAGAATGGTCTTTTCATTCACCGACCCTGAGACACCGCTAGAAGTCTTCATGCATGATTCTGGGCATATGGAGAAGCTCACAGGTATAAACTCAAGCCTGCAGGAACTGACCAGTTACAGTACCGAGATAGTCAAGTGGAAGTCCATAGATGGGCTTGAAATGTATGGAATTCTGAGGTACAAAAAAATCATTGATCCCCTGATTGTCAATGTACATGGAGGTCCTACTGGTTTTTCCCCCCTTACTTTCATGGATCGCAGTACCCCATTCATTCCAAAGGGGTATTCGATTTTCTATCCAAATTACAGAGGGAGCATAGGAAAGGGCAGATCCTTTGCTGAGGCAAACAGGGGAGACATGGGAGGAATGGACTTTCAGGATATACTGTCCGGGATCGAATATCTCAGGAATTCCGGAAAGGCAAACACGGAGTCGGTATTCATCACTGGCGGTTCATATGGTGGCTTCATGACGTCATGGGCAGTTACCCAGACTGATATCTTCAGTGCAGCAGTTGGCCTGTTTGGCATCACAGACTGGATAAGTTTTCATGGAGTTACCAACATACCTGACTGGGATGCGATACACTACAACCAGAGCCCGTACTCAAAAGACCTATTCGAGAAGTTCTCTCCCATGAATTATCTGGAAAATGTGAAAACTCCAATTCTCCTTCAGCATGGGATTGAGGATCCATGTGTCCCCGTGGGGCAGTATTTCCAGTTTTACCGCGGTCTCAAAGACCATGGCAAGACCGTGCGGCTGCTTCTCTATCCGAGAGAAGGCCACGGATTCCTTGAAAGGAAGCATATTGAAATGCAGTTTGAAGAATCACTCAAATGGTTCGATAAGTACAGGAACAGGTGA
- a CDS encoding DUF373 family protein: MKTLILNVDRDNDFGEKIGVEGPLIGRQECFRAASKLILQDPEDSDANALFGAIKHYDDLHNEGMDVEIALITGDVEVGRKSDEKLGRDLDILLSYPRIYGDVILVSDGAEDDYITPLITSRTKIRYVKHIIVRHNQNIESLYYYIVKGLKDKKLMSKVLIPVGLVLLAYGISTVAFISYSSFISGLLSVNPNQGAITVVTVVLGAYLVERGFEIGKKIRWAIRSAQQYANDTRITFITYLVTALIILTGLGFTYSSVRTIKDPILDVVLLFFSLMVWWVYAAIFARIMGIVIQSFLGRTGGIARTWSAAFFVFAVALISYGVINYVRYIFSFISFDGALFNIGIIIAGVLLAILASLIHRHFSAAESAGHTPRAPGVADEQVR, translated from the coding sequence ATGAAAACGCTGATACTTAATGTGGACCGGGACAACGATTTCGGTGAGAAAATTGGAGTTGAGGGTCCGCTTATCGGCCGTCAGGAGTGCTTTCGAGCTGCCTCAAAGCTTATCCTCCAGGACCCGGAAGATTCTGACGCCAACGCTCTTTTTGGCGCAATAAAACATTATGACGATCTCCATAATGAGGGAATGGACGTTGAAATTGCACTTATAACCGGTGATGTTGAGGTTGGGCGCAAGTCAGACGAGAAATTAGGGAGGGATCTTGACATCCTTCTTTCTTATCCAAGGATATATGGCGACGTGATACTTGTGTCCGACGGCGCTGAAGACGATTATATAACCCCACTCATCACGTCAAGAACCAAGATCCGTTACGTAAAACACATAATAGTGCGGCACAACCAGAACATCGAGTCCCTTTATTATTATATTGTAAAGGGGCTGAAAGACAAGAAACTGATGAGCAAGGTGCTGATCCCAGTAGGGTTGGTTCTTCTTGCCTATGGTATTTCCACGGTAGCTTTTATATCATATTCCTCCTTTATATCTGGCCTGCTGAGCGTGAATCCGAATCAGGGCGCAATAACTGTTGTTACCGTTGTGCTAGGTGCTTATCTCGTTGAGCGTGGATTTGAAATAGGTAAGAAGATTAGATGGGCCATACGCAGCGCCCAGCAATATGCAAACGATACCAGGATAACTTTCATTACCTATCTGGTTACCGCACTGATCATACTTACTGGGCTTGGATTTACGTATTCCAGTGTCAGAACGATCAAAGATCCGATACTGGACGTCGTGCTGCTGTTTTTCTCCTTAATGGTGTGGTGGGTATACGCAGCCATATTCGCTAGAATAATGGGAATCGTCATACAGTCGTTTCTGGGACGGACAGGAGGCATAGCAAGGACATGGTCTGCAGCGTTCTTCGTATTTGCCGTGGCTCTAATATCGTACGGCGTTATAAATTACGTCAGGTATATCTTTTCCTTTATTAGTTTTGACGGGGCGTTATTCAACATAGGTATCATCATTGCTGGCGTACTTCTGGCCATACTTGCTTCTCTCATACACAGGCATTTTTCTGCCGCGGAATCAGCTGGACATACCCCGAGAGCGCCGGGAGTAGCTGATGAACAGGTGCGATAA
- a CDS encoding 6-hydroxymethylpterin diphosphokinase MptE-like protein — protein sequence MEYSEWLHWYQEICRHFGYDPEKDYQSSILLDRLAKQKLLDVQFSRLFRSKDISVIGNGPKLKEILDTYSVKVPFVADSALPVFYLKVGIPNVIITDLDGESPLLLKCEEEGSMLVVHAHGDNMVALENIVPRIGTEILCTTQNVPFGNIYNFGGFTDGDRSAFLADHIQPRSIELVGFDFNNPVSKPGSKISVKKEKLNYARGLLQELAAERGKVWREGEIIQV from the coding sequence ATGGAGTACAGTGAGTGGCTCCATTGGTATCAAGAAATCTGCAGGCATTTTGGTTATGACCCGGAGAAGGACTACCAGTCATCCATACTCCTGGACCGTTTGGCAAAGCAGAAGTTGCTGGATGTCCAGTTCTCTAGGTTATTCCGTTCCAAGGATATTTCCGTGATCGGCAACGGCCCAAAACTTAAGGAAATTCTTGATACGTACAGTGTAAAGGTTCCGTTTGTTGCGGATTCTGCTCTTCCTGTATTTTACCTAAAGGTCGGCATACCAAATGTCATAATCACTGATCTTGACGGGGAATCTCCCCTATTGCTCAAGTGCGAAGAAGAAGGATCAATGCTTGTGGTACACGCCCATGGAGACAACATGGTTGCGCTGGAAAATATAGTCCCAAGAATTGGGACGGAAATCCTCTGCACGACACAGAACGTTCCATTTGGAAACATTTATAACTTTGGTGGTTTCACCGATGGCGACAGGTCCGCGTTCCTAGCCGACCATATCCAGCCAAGGTCCATAGAGTTGGTTGGATTCGACTTTAATAATCCTGTTAGCAAACCGGGGTCAAAGATCAGTGTGAAGAAAGAAAAACTAAATTACGCCAGGGGTCTGCTTCAGGAACTTGCCGCAGAAAGGGGAAAAGTATGGAGAGAGGGAGAAATTATTCAGGTCTGA
- a CDS encoding 2-phosphosulfolactate phosphatase → MKVDIIEGRKTEKFPESTKVLVDIFRSTSTMPIMIRNGAKYIIPTKTVKEARSIRREHPEYILAGERLGKRVPRFDYGNSPYEVWSKDFTDKIIIFTSTNGTKVLEKIKGRGEIYVGSFINISAIVSALSNEQYVSIVVSGRPDGIADEDLFFAEHLRERLLGKESSVEDYISKVKASKGARRLRLLGAKEDIGYSLKADSVDFPLIYRDGRIFRPE, encoded by the coding sequence TTGAAAGTAGATATCATCGAAGGCAGGAAAACTGAGAAATTTCCAGAGTCAACCAAGGTTCTTGTTGATATTTTCCGTTCCACTTCCACGATGCCAATCATGATAAGAAACGGGGCAAAGTACATTATTCCAACAAAAACAGTAAAGGAAGCCCGATCTATCAGAAGAGAGCACCCTGAATATATTCTTGCTGGGGAGCGTTTGGGAAAGAGGGTCCCACGCTTTGATTATGGTAATTCTCCGTACGAGGTATGGAGCAAGGACTTCACAGATAAGATCATAATCTTCACGAGCACAAACGGCACGAAAGTTCTGGAAAAAATAAAGGGTCGAGGTGAAATATATGTTGGGTCATTCATCAATATATCGGCCATCGTCTCCGCACTTTCGAATGAACAATATGTATCAATTGTGGTTTCCGGAAGACCAGATGGGATAGCTGATGAAGACCTTTTTTTCGCTGAACATCTTAGGGAGAGACTTCTTGGGAAAGAAAGCAGTGTTGAAGATTATATTTCAAAAGTTAAGGCTTCTAAAGGTGCAAGAAGGCTCAGACTCTTGGGGGCAAAAGAGGATATTGGGTATTCACTCAAGGCAGATTCGGTGGATTTTCCACTGATTTACCGCGACGGCAGGATATTCAGACCTGAATAA
- a CDS encoding 50S ribosomal protein L11, with product MAQSVSTMVEGGKATTGPPLGPALGPLGLNLGQIIKEINDRTKAFAGMQVPIKITVIDPATKKYEITVGIPPTSALIKKEMGIEKGASKRKEAVAGNATLQQITNVAKAKMEGMLANDLKAAVMEVLGTCVSLGVNVDGKDPMEIQKLISKGEIAINP from the coding sequence ATGGCTCAGTCAGTAAGCACAATGGTGGAGGGCGGAAAGGCAACAACAGGTCCACCTCTTGGACCGGCTCTTGGACCACTCGGATTAAATCTCGGTCAGATAATAAAGGAAATCAATGACAGAACGAAGGCATTCGCAGGAATGCAAGTTCCTATAAAGATAACAGTAATTGATCCAGCAACCAAGAAATATGAAATAACTGTTGGAATCCCACCGACTTCAGCACTCATCAAGAAGGAGATGGGCATTGAGAAAGGTGCATCTAAGAGGAAAGAGGCAGTTGCAGGAAATGCCACCCTACAGCAGATAACAAATGTTGCGAAAGCTAAGATGGAGGGCATGCTCGCAAATGACTTGAAGGCAGCGGTTATGGAAGTTCTTGGCACATGCGTTTCCCTCGGTGTTAATGTAGATGGTAAGGATCCAATGGAAATCCAAAAACTTATTAGCAAAGGAGAAATCGCGATAAACCCGTAG
- a CDS encoding 50S ribosomal protein L1 yields MATDGLSKIVEEAVKSAKERKFKESIELAINMREVDLSDPKNRVNEEIPLPKGRGKDIKVAIFGSEEMKSKAKGSADYFFGAEDISKFQENKKDFKKIVNSVDYFIAESNLMAGIGKSLGQVLGPRGKIPRPLPPGQDPNALITSLKRTVRARSKDKRTFHVPVGTRDMSPADVAENISAVIKRITGKLEKGMNNIDSLYVKTTMGKAVKIEAGDIK; encoded by the coding sequence TTGGCAACTGACGGATTGTCTAAAATAGTCGAGGAAGCCGTTAAATCGGCAAAAGAGCGCAAGTTTAAGGAAAGCATAGAGCTTGCCATTAATATGCGCGAAGTGGATCTTTCAGATCCAAAGAACAGGGTTAATGAGGAAATCCCATTACCCAAGGGAAGGGGAAAAGATATCAAGGTCGCCATCTTCGGATCAGAAGAGATGAAGTCCAAAGCAAAGGGTTCAGCAGATTACTTTTTTGGAGCTGAGGATATTTCGAAATTTCAGGAAAATAAAAAAGATTTTAAGAAGATCGTCAACAGTGTTGATTATTTTATTGCAGAATCAAACCTGATGGCTGGTATAGGTAAGTCACTTGGTCAGGTTCTGGGCCCAAGGGGGAAAATACCTAGACCTTTGCCTCCTGGGCAGGACCCGAACGCACTCATTACATCGTTGAAAAGAACAGTAAGGGCCAGAAGCAAGGATAAGAGAACATTTCATGTTCCTGTAGGCACCCGTGACATGTCTCCAGCTGACGTGGCTGAAAACATCAGCGCTGTGATAAAACGAATTACCGGTAAACTTGAAAAGGGAATGAACAACATCGATTCGCTATACGTCAAGACAACCATGGGCAAAGCAGTGAAAATAGAGGCAGGTGATATTAAGTGA
- a CDS encoding 50S ribosomal protein L10, whose protein sequence is MSTARHPASWKVDLVNSLARDMEGNEISAIASIKGIRNAQLQKIRRDLSEHLKMKVVRKRLLIKAIDQSKDENLQDFKKYAQGQIAIITTDLQPSKLYQVLERTKQKAAARGGEVAPDDIVIEAKETQFPPGPMISEFQKAGLTTAIEKGKIVIKKETLFVKKGEVISKEKAKLLALLDIKPITVGLEIQSAYSHGLVYSKDVLSISEEAIIADIIRGFSAAKTIAIDAGYLIPEIIPDLIVKATINAEQLALDAGYVSEGNVELFILKAIKEAKAISQSLEGDKKQEEAKKEEKKEETQEDTSENVSAGLESLFG, encoded by the coding sequence GTGAGTACAGCGAGACACCCAGCGTCGTGGAAGGTAGACCTTGTTAATTCTCTAGCTCGCGATATGGAAGGTAATGAGATTAGTGCCATCGCAAGCATAAAGGGGATAAGAAATGCCCAGCTTCAGAAAATCCGGCGCGATCTATCAGAACATCTTAAAATGAAGGTTGTTAGAAAGAGACTTCTCATAAAGGCAATTGACCAGTCCAAGGACGAGAATCTTCAGGATTTCAAAAAATATGCGCAGGGTCAAATAGCAATCATTACGACGGACCTCCAGCCGTCCAAACTCTACCAGGTTCTGGAAAGGACCAAGCAAAAAGCTGCCGCCAGAGGCGGTGAGGTTGCTCCGGATGACATTGTCATCGAAGCGAAGGAAACCCAGTTTCCACCAGGACCCATGATAAGCGAATTCCAGAAAGCCGGTCTTACCACTGCCATAGAAAAAGGCAAGATCGTAATTAAAAAGGAGACCCTTTTTGTAAAGAAGGGCGAAGTTATATCAAAAGAGAAGGCAAAACTACTGGCGCTGCTGGATATAAAACCAATCACTGTCGGACTCGAGATACAGAGCGCATACAGTCATGGCCTGGTATACAGCAAGGATGTCCTATCCATCTCCGAAGAGGCCATAATTGCAGACATAATTAGAGGATTCAGTGCTGCAAAGACAATAGCCATTGATGCGGGGTATCTAATTCCGGAGATCATTCCAGATCTCATAGTGAAAGCTACCATAAATGCAGAGCAACTTGCTCTGGACGCAGGATATGTTTCTGAAGGCAACGTAGAGTTATTTATACTGAAAGCCATTAAGGAAGCCAAAGCGATCAGCCAGTCTCTGGAAGGAGACAAGAAGCAAGAGGAAGCTAAAAAGGAAGAGAAAAAGGAAGAAACCCAGGAAGATACAAGTGAAAATGTGTCTGCAGGGCTAGAATCCTTATTCGGATGA
- the rpl12p gene encoding 50S ribosomal protein P1, whose product MEYIYGALLLHSAGQEIDEEKLKKVLSGAGVKADETRLKSLVSSLKEIKIEDVLKTAASATVAAPAPAAEKHAEKKEEKKKEEKKEEKSEASEEDAMAGLSSLFG is encoded by the coding sequence ATGGAATATATATATGGTGCGCTTCTGCTGCACTCAGCAGGGCAGGAAATAGACGAAGAGAAATTGAAAAAGGTACTCAGTGGGGCGGGGGTAAAAGCTGACGAGACAAGGCTCAAGTCACTCGTATCGAGCCTAAAGGAAATCAAGATAGAAGATGTGCTTAAGACAGCAGCCAGCGCGACGGTAGCTGCTCCGGCTCCAGCTGCTGAGAAACACGCTGAAAAGAAAGAGGAGAAGAAGAAAGAGGAGAAGAAGGAAGAGAAAAGCGAAGCTTCCGAAGAAGATGCAATGGCTGGACTCAGCTCACTGTTTGGATGA
- a CDS encoding NAD-dependent epimerase/dehydratase family protein, translating to MKALVFGGTGFIGRRLVENLLRENWDVTIATSGKSQNPFGDTVSTVVVNRYEETSIEEKLSSPPYFDIVFDQIGFCPNDMKLMVDFFHKRIGSYVFVSSAAVYADKRGTVRESDFDPMALHIRNEPASALGYNEGKRNAEAYLFQNATFPVSAARFPNVIGYDDSTTRFQKEVFRIRDRKRFNIRKRGVLRNYVWVEDAGRFLFWLGTNRKSGSYNAASPDSISAESLLSEIGKSLGIEPQISIDPGMDSSTPYYRDEELVLSTKKAESEGFNFTPTNEWLDSEVKKVIENNGQTGNSTEHMKWIFGKR from the coding sequence ATGAAAGCACTGGTTTTTGGGGGAACGGGTTTTATAGGTAGACGACTCGTGGAAAATCTTCTTAGGGAAAACTGGGACGTAACGATTGCCACTTCTGGGAAGTCGCAGAATCCATTTGGAGATACTGTATCTACTGTGGTTGTTAACAGGTACGAAGAAACAAGCATCGAGGAGAAATTATCGTCACCTCCTTATTTCGACATTGTATTTGACCAGATAGGTTTCTGCCCGAACGATATGAAGTTGATGGTTGACTTTTTTCACAAACGTATCGGCAGTTACGTTTTTGTTTCCAGCGCTGCCGTGTATGCTGATAAGCGTGGAACCGTGCGGGAATCAGATTTCGATCCCATGGCACTTCACATAAGAAATGAGCCGGCTTCGGCGCTGGGTTATAATGAAGGCAAGAGGAATGCTGAGGCATACCTTTTCCAGAATGCCACATTTCCCGTCTCTGCAGCAAGGTTTCCAAACGTTATAGGATATGATGACAGCACAACCAGGTTCCAGAAGGAGGTTTTTCGAATTAGGGACAGAAAACGTTTCAATATCAGAAAGAGAGGAGTTCTCCGAAACTACGTATGGGTGGAAGACGCAGGCAGGTTTTTGTTCTGGCTTGGAACGAACAGGAAAAGCGGATCATACAATGCAGCATCTCCAGACTCGATAAGCGCAGAATCTCTCCTGTCGGAAATAGGAAAGTCACTGGGAATAGAACCACAAATTTCCATAGATCCTGGCATGGATAGCAGCACTCCATATTACAGGGATGAGGAACTGGTATTGTCGACAAAAAAAGCGGAATCCGAGGGCTTCAATTTCACTCCAACAAATGAGTGGTTGGATTCGGAGGTGAAGAAGGTCATTGAAAACAATGGACAGACTGGAAATTCAACAGAACATATGAAATGGATATTTGGGAAAAGATGA
- a CDS encoding MFS transporter produces MVQYKWIALSNTTLGVLMATINATIVMISLPAIFNGIDINPLAPGSFAYLLWILMGYMIITAVLLVTFGRLSDIFGRTKLYTMGFIIFTIGSILLSITPNKGNLGAMELIAFRLIQGAGAAFLFSNSTAILTDAFSYSERGKAIGINMIAGMAGSLIGLILGGILSVLNWRYVFLVSVPVGIFGSIWSVLKLRDNSVRHKDQKLDYIGTFLLGGGLTIFLVGITYGLIPYGSSNMGWMSPFVIVTLVIGAALIVAFPFAESHIEQPMFDVSLFKNRAFAFGNYSALLGMIGYGGAMFMLIILLQGIWLPLHGYSYSSVPFWAGVYMIPMMVGFLVMGPIGGALTDRFGARVLATLGMILVAFSFLVLSTFAYNFNYVPFAITIFFLGMGNGLFAAPNSTAVMNSLPAQQRGAGSGMRATMQNTGQTASMGIFFTIIIVSMASGFGSAFSNAMSGITGLTSQQAASLAQGFALTPPTSALFSAFLGYDPVRTLIMQLAPYLPVANSIYLSIGTHSGSFYQAWLAIDGPTWFPTAIAPSVMNALREAFYFGAIMAGLAALFSAFRGKTFIYELNEHSPEMKTEEKTNKIQSETPAELSPGLFGGNIK; encoded by the coding sequence ATGGTACAATACAAGTGGATAGCACTATCTAACACCACCCTTGGTGTCTTGATGGCTACTATCAATGCTACAATAGTTATGATCTCCCTGCCCGCCATATTCAATGGGATAGATATCAACCCGCTGGCTCCGGGGTCATTTGCCTATCTCCTCTGGATTCTAATGGGTTACATGATTATCACTGCCGTCCTTCTTGTGACATTCGGACGACTTTCGGATATCTTTGGGAGGACGAAGCTCTACACCATGGGTTTCATAATATTCACCATAGGATCTATTTTGCTGTCTATAACCCCGAACAAAGGTAATCTTGGCGCAATGGAGCTGATTGCATTCAGGCTTATCCAGGGTGCGGGGGCAGCTTTCCTGTTCTCAAACAGCACAGCAATATTAACCGACGCTTTCTCATATAGCGAAAGGGGGAAAGCTATTGGAATTAACATGATTGCTGGAATGGCCGGATCTCTCATAGGTCTTATCCTTGGAGGAATACTTTCTGTGCTCAACTGGAGATACGTCTTCCTGGTTAGCGTGCCTGTTGGAATTTTTGGCAGCATCTGGTCTGTTCTGAAACTCAGAGATAATTCTGTTCGTCATAAGGACCAGAAACTGGATTATATAGGAACCTTTCTGCTTGGTGGTGGCCTGACCATATTCCTAGTAGGGATCACCTATGGCCTGATACCCTATGGAAGCAGCAATATGGGATGGATGAGCCCGTTTGTTATCGTCACGCTTGTCATAGGCGCAGCGTTGATCGTAGCTTTCCCATTTGCAGAAAGTCACATAGAGCAACCAATGTTTGACGTGAGTCTTTTCAAAAATAGAGCATTTGCTTTTGGGAACTATTCCGCACTACTCGGGATGATTGGCTACGGCGGTGCAATGTTCATGTTGATTATCCTGCTTCAGGGGATCTGGCTTCCGTTGCATGGCTATTCATATTCGTCCGTACCTTTCTGGGCCGGTGTCTACATGATACCAATGATGGTTGGGTTCCTGGTTATGGGACCAATAGGTGGGGCCCTTACTGATAGATTTGGTGCAAGGGTGTTGGCAACACTTGGCATGATCTTGGTTGCATTCTCTTTCCTCGTTTTATCAACATTCGCGTATAACTTCAATTATGTCCCCTTTGCAATTACAATATTCTTCCTTGGAATGGGAAATGGCCTATTTGCGGCTCCGAACTCAACTGCTGTTATGAATTCACTTCCTGCCCAGCAGAGAGGCGCTGGGTCTGGTATGAGAGCTACCATGCAAAACACTGGTCAGACAGCGAGCATGGGAATATTCTTTACAATAATCATAGTTTCAATGGCTTCCGGATTTGGAAGCGCTTTTTCAAATGCAATGTCAGGGATTACCGGCCTTACATCCCAACAGGCTGCTTCTCTTGCCCAAGGTTTCGCCCTAACGCCTCCAACATCAGCCCTGTTTTCAGCATTTCTGGGCTATGATCCTGTCAGGACACTAATAATGCAGCTCGCCCCGTATCTGCCAGTTGCTAATTCTATCTATCTTAGCATAGGCACGCATTCTGGATCATTTTACCAGGCATGGCTGGCCATCGACGGTCCAACCTGGTTCCCAACTGCAATTGCGCCATCTGTGATGAATGCCCTTCGTGAAGCATTTTATTTCGGAGCGATAATGGCAGGATTGGCTGCTCTGTTTTCTGCATTCAGGGGAAAGACATTCATCTATGAACTCAACGAACATTCACCCGAGATGAAGACCGAGGAAAAAACAAATAAAATCCAGTCTGAGACTCCAGCAGAATTATCCCCAGGGCTATTCGGCGGAAACATAAAATGA
- a CDS encoding bis(5'-nucleosyl)-tetraphosphatase: protein MDQETSSGMVVCRKTGNIMKFLLLDRREGFLDFPKGHIEAGESDKQAAEREVREETGLDLQPVDGFRYVQDYWYTRNRNRIHKTVIMFLAIAPPDAAVIISHEHTGYRWLTAEECKKQLSYDNQKILLNAVLEKLSGLKDPV from the coding sequence ATGGACCAGGAAACAAGCAGCGGTATGGTAGTTTGCCGAAAAACCGGAAATATTATGAAATTTCTTCTTCTAGATAGGAGAGAGGGTTTCCTGGACTTTCCCAAAGGGCACATCGAGGCTGGGGAAAGCGATAAACAAGCGGCCGAAAGAGAAGTCCGAGAGGAGACTGGCCTCGATCTTCAGCCCGTGGACGGCTTTCGTTACGTTCAGGACTACTGGTATACGAGAAATAGAAATAGGATACACAAGACTGTTATAATGTTCCTCGCAATAGCGCCGCCCGATGCTGCTGTCATCATATCACATGAGCACACTGGTTACAGGTGGCTTACTGCAGAAGAATGCAAAAAGCAGCTCTCCTATGATAATCAGAAAATATTACTCAATGCGGTCCTTGAGAAACTCAGCGGGTTAAAAGACCCTGTCTAA